The DNA region TATCGACAGTGTCTTCATGGTGTTTTCATGCATGTGGATCAAAGAAAATGCATGATAGTTGCTCCTAATTAATTGGGACCCTCTATAAATTTCCAAGATTATACTAGAAACAAGGACTGTGGTAGCAAAAGAGCTAAAAACCAAAAGAGTAGCTTCATTGCTAGAGCCAAAATAGAGGAAATTAGGAAACGCACAGCTTAAAGCTAATACCAAGACCCTTTCAGCTGACCTCTTTCTCTTACTCATATGTTCTTGAGTTCCCACCATCGTCATCTTTACAAATGAGAccaaaatgagagagagagaggagatttAAACTATGATATTCGGTGCGAAGGTAACGCCGGTCTATCATATATATTAAAGCTCTATTGCCCACATTGTactatttaaatttataaaattattgcTATCGATCACTTAAGTTATAAGTTTGGTTCACGGATcagaatttattatttaagttATTCTCCCTTAGTTATATATTTCAACTCATGGTCTCATAAATACCTCTACTTTAGTCttataatctctctctctctctctctgttgctCTTTTTGGTGGGCTAACTGTTGTGGATGGAACAAGTTCAGTGCTGGGGGGGGCTAAACAGCAGGAAAGAGAAGATCTTCAACTCACCATCATCGTCATCGATGAACTCATCAGCATTCATGAGTGGTAGCTCATCAACATGGGAAGAGAAGGCTTTTGCTGAAGATGCGGCAGGGCATGGTCCTCTTGGTGGTTGCATATGGCCTCCAAGATCTTACTCTTGCAGTTTTTGTATGAGAGAGTTCAGGTCAGCTCAAGCCCTAGGCGGTCACATGAATGTCCACAGGAGAGACAGAGCTAAACTTAAGCAATGCCTTAACCATAATACTACCGCCACTACACATGATCCTCATCATGTCCCACACCATTATAATATCCATGATGCACATGATCATCATCATGTTCCACATCAACATCATATCCATTATACACAtgaccatcatcatcatcatcaacatcaTCAGCCTATAGCTTCCACAGTTCACAATATTGACCCTAATAACATCTCGTCAATATCATATCCATtttcttcaccttcttcttctaggGTTCCCTCGTCTGCAGCTAATTTACTAGCTGCTCAAAAGGAGAATTCAGGTACTGAAGAACcagctttttttttctctcctccTTTTTCATCTACTACTGCTGCTACTGTAGCTCCATCTTGGTCATCAGATAATTCAAAACCCGATGACCAATTGGAAAAGGAGAATATGATCAGGGAAGATGACTCCGTATCACTTCTAGGTAATTATGATCATGGTGATTACTATAATGTCGAAACCGATTTGTCGATGGGCTTGAATATCTCGGTTGTTAGCAGAAGTAGATCACAAGGAGGGTCTTGTGGGGAAGAAGCAAGCATGAGTTGTAAGAGGCCTAAGACTACAACTAATGCAGctatttcttcatcatttccattttctctgCAATCAGAAATAGAGGTAGCTGGAGCACTTGTGGCAAGCTCCATGGAAGATTTGGATCTCGAGCTCAGGCTTGGTGACCCTCCAAAGGTGAAATGAAAGTATAGTTGGCCTGGCCAATTGGCATGCAGTTGTATTATTGGCTAGCTAATCATCTTGATCATATTAATTGTtgcaatgcttttttttttttttttttaggagagAATTAGAAGAAACTGATCACTTTCAatttcctttttccttcatctttttccATCTCTTTCTTGGCAAACCCTTAATTAAGGATTCAAACTGTGCACATATTAATTGAATTCAAGATAAATTGATTGCACTTTATTTTCTTAACTATCTGCCTTGTCAATCAAATATTCATTTTCCAGTTCTGATCAATGGAGGGTTTTCAGCGTATTAGTTTCTGCTATATATTGATGTGACGATACCATGTTATGCTTGAAACTGGAAGTTAAATGGCAGAGAGCACACTGAAAAAGGTACAGTAGAAGTTAGAATTTTATATCTCTTGATGTGCCAGGGAAGATATGATGATTAAGTAGTGTTGCATTAGGGTTTATGAGAGGTGTGATATATATTCCATTCCACATGTTAGATAGCTAGATAGATGGAGGTCCAAAGACATAAAACTCCCATCAATTTTTTCAGATCTACTAGGTACCTGTTCAGGTTGTAAGCAGAAATTCAAACAAATACACAGTAGTTACCATTAGTTGACTGCCAGTTCTCAGACTACTTGAATcatgagagagggagggagggaggaggtTTCTTTGTGcttgtttttatgtttatttcatttgtttcttacCCTTCTGCCAAAGAGAGGTGGAAACTAGGGAACTTTTAACTGTATCTATGAAGTTGTAAATTGTTGAAAGGACTGACTAGTAACTGACATCAAAAGTCATTTCAGCTA from Malus domestica chromosome 01, GDT2T_hap1 includes:
- the LOC114826601 gene encoding zinc finger protein 10-like, which translates into the protein MEQVQCWGGLNSRKEKIFNSPSSSSMNSSAFMSGSSSTWEEKAFAEDAAGHGPLGGCIWPPRSYSCSFCMREFRSAQALGGHMNVHRRDRAKLKQCLNHNTTATTHDPHHVPHHYNIHDAHDHHHVPHQHHIHYTHDHHHHHQHHQPIASTVHNIDPNNISSISYPFSSPSSSRVPSSAANLLAAQKENSGTEEPAFFFSPPFSSTTAATVAPSWSSDNSKPDDQLEKENMIREDDSVSLLGNYDHGDYYNVETDLSMGLNISVVSRSRSQGGSCGEEASMSCKRPKTTTNAAISSSFPFSLQSEIEVAGALVASSMEDLDLELRLGDPPKVK